In a single window of the Trypanosoma brucei brucei TREU927 chromosome 6, complete sequence genome:
- a CDS encoding hypothetical protein, conserved (similar to GP:20387267: LORIEN nucleoprotein {Leishmania infantum}(PMID:1698393); similar to Protein inhibitor of activated STAT protein gamma (PIAS-gamma)(PIASy). (Swiss-Prot:Q9JM05) [Mus musculus;]), with protein sequence MPYPLGSSLWVKCDDGEWWPATVREVETELLLSMGSEYDTCIEFYHDPGNFYPLDSTSGGVRLLHLAVEERDKDEQRLFNVSATKEAVRRLLEERSGTPTASPTEDSQPYSAAEMRYMRSLVDSVSPDSAAVMQNSLKQEGVNISRRNIRRVARKERSSKSKVSRSRTSVEERSTVRLTSSLGSTQSSKSTNPTPPLSCGRSSSSWRRRSGGRGGVEVYGECVFQEAVDAATLDVLRAEVFGNPDRFVLSPLYRFLDVLGAVSVEGESIETTLPSPAAVNEEPPQGFSPSRRVLLVPLSSSSYNHTDGWLESFEFENKRIAMELFVNGLKVVTPPNPSVPSGRESVAVKTTPVADITEMVSGKELFSLRVHFTGLMEDATLWEGYIVAVYVERTGVDLLAERIVSNYHSSPAQREVEGVVDVQVRAVCPITALPLSVPVRACGCEHVQCIELQAVLMHCDRTNVWNCPLCWAPMTPETIAVNYRLKEWLDSNRSRVNKVDFIVETPPGRNLNVVWRKNEPRKIDNIETLE encoded by the coding sequence ATGCCGTACCCATTGGGGTCGTCTCTTTGGGTCAAGTGCGACGACGGAGAGTGGTGGCCCGCTACCGTCCGTGAAGTGGAGACTGAGTTGCTTCTCAGCATGGGTAGTGAATACGACACCTGCATTGAATTCTATCATGACCCAGGAAACTTTTATCCACTAGACTCTACTAGCGGAGGCGTGCGACTTCTACACCTTGCAGTCGAGGAAAGAGACAAGGATGAGCAGCGCCTGTTTAATGTGAGTGCGACGAAGGAGGCCGTAAGGCGGTTACTTGAGGAACGCAGCGGCACACCCACGGCGTCTCCCACCGAAGATTCGCAACCTTACAGTGCAGCGGAAATGCGATATATGAGGTCCCTTGTAGATTCAGTGAGCCCAGATTCTGCCGCTGTGATGCAAAATTCGTTAAAGCAAGAGGGGGTGAATATTTCTAGAAGGAACATCCGGCGTGTGGCAAGGAAGGAACGTTCTAGCAAGTCAAAGGTTTCGCGTTCGCGCACTTCCGTGGAGGAACGGAGCACAGTACGGTTGACAAGTAGCCTGGGTTCGACACAAAGTAGTAAAAGTACCAATCCAACACCCCCATTATCTTGTGGTAGGTCTTCTTCCTCGTGGAGAAGGAGGTCTGGGGGGCGTGGTGGAGTAGAAGTGTATGGGGAGTGTGTGTTTCAGGAGGCTGTCGATGCCGCTACGTTGGATGTACTACGTGCTGAAGTCTTCGGAAATCCTGACCGGTTCGTTCTTTCACCCTTGTACCGCTTCCTTGATGTGTTAGGCGCGGTGTCAGTCGAGGGTGAAAGCATAGAAACAACACTTCCATCCCCAGCGGCAGTAAACGAAGAGCCACCTCAGgggttttccccttctcggCGTGTTCTTCTGGTTCCTCTGTCATCGTCGTCTTACAACCACACGGATGGCTGGTTGGAGTCTTTCGAGTTTGAGAATAAGAGAATAGCCATGGAACTGTTTGTGAACGGTTTGAAGGTTGTCACCCCTCCCAACCCGTCGGTACCCTCTGGGAGGGAAAGTGTGGCCGTAAAAACGACACCTGTTGCGGATATAACGGAAATGGTCTCGGGGAAAGAGTTGTTTTCACTGCGTGTGCACTTTACAGGACTCATGGAGGATGCGACGTTGTGGGAAGGTTATATCGTTGCTGTTTACGTGGAGCGCACCGGCGTTGATTTGCTAGCCGAGCGAATTGTCTCCAACTACCATTCGTCGCCAGCGCAACGGGAGGTTGAAGGTGTTGTTGATGTGCAGGTTAGGGCCGTCTGTCCCATAACTGCGCTGCCACTAAGTGTTCCTGTTCGTGCCTGTGGTTGTGAGCACGTTCAGTGCATTGAATTACAGGCCGTGCTGATGCACTGCGATCGTACAAATGTGTGGAACTGCCCGCTTTGCTGGGCGCCCATGACACCAGAAACTATTGCAGTGAATTATAGGTTAAAAGAGTGGTTGGACAGTAACAGATCACGCGTAAATAAGGTAGATTTCATCGTTGAAACCCCTCCTGGTCGGAACCTGAACGTCGTTTGGAGGAAGAACGAACCGAGAAAGATTGACAACATCGAAACGCTTGAGTAG
- a CDS encoding S-adenosylmethionine synthetase, putative, with protein sequence MSVRQIFFTSEHVSEGHPDKLCDQVSDAVLDACLEQDPLSKVACETCSKTGMVLVFGEITTKAVIDYQKVVRDTVKEIGFDNTEKGLDYRSLNLLVAVEQQSPDIYQGLGDFGGENLGAGDQGMMFGYATNETETLMPLSYELARGLAMTYSELRRNGGLPWARPDAKTQVTVQYEYDTRGGKQLLTPKRVAVILVSAQHDDGVSNETIREDLVKKVISTTIPAKFLDENTKYHLNPSGRFVIGGPHGDAGLTGRKIIVDTYGGWGAHGGGAFSGKDPSKVDRSAAYAARWIAKSLVAAGLADRCLVQLSYAIGVAEPLNIHVDTYGTGKRDDEYILGIVQKNFRLRPYDIIKELDLRRPIYRQTACFGHFGRVDTNGKGGFTWEVPKTLEGLSDVQ encoded by the coding sequence ATGTCCGTGCGCCAGATATTCTTCACGTCGGAGCATGTGAGTGAAGGTCACCCCGATAAACTATGCGATCAGGTGTCGGATGCCGTACTGGATGCATGCCTTGAGCAGGACCCGCTCTCTAAGGTTGCATGCGAGACGTGCTCAAAGACGGGGatggtgcttgtgtttggtgaGATCACAACGAAGGCTGTGATTGACTACCAGAAGGTCGTACGTGACACGGTTAAGGAGATCGGCTTCGATAACACTGAGAAGGGGTTGGACTACCGTTCACTGAACCTGCTTGTGGCCGTTGAGCAACAATCACCCGATATTTACCAGGGCCTCGGTGACTTTGGCGGGGAGAACCTCGGTGCTGGAGACCAGGGCATGATGTTTGGTTATGCGACGAATGAGACGGAGACACTAATGCCACTCTCTTACGAACTTGCGCGCGGTCTTGCAATGACATACAGCGAGTTGCGACGCAATGGTGGTCTTCCGTGGGCGCGCCCCGACGCTAAGACGCAAGTGACAGTGCAGTACGAATATGACACCCGCGGTGGCAAGCAGTTGCTGACACCTAAGCGAGTGGCTGTGATTCTTGTTTCTGCCCAGCATGACGACGGTGTGTCAAATGAAACCATCCGCGAGGACctggtgaagaaggtaatCAGCACCACCATTCCCGCGAAGTTCCTCGATgagaacaccaaatatcACTTGAACCCATCTGGGCGTTTCGTCATCGGTGGCCCACATGGTGACGCTGGGTTAACTGGTCGCAAGATAATTGTTGACACGTATGGCGGTTGGGGTGCCCATGGTGGTGGCGCGTTTTCTGGCAAGGATCCCTCGAAGGTGGACCGGTCGGCAGCGTATGCTGCTCGCTGGATTGCGAAGTCTCTGGTGGCCGCAGGTCTTGCAGATCGGTGCCTTGTACAACTTTCGTACGCCATTGGAGTTGCGGAACCGCTCAATATCCATGTCGACACATATGGCACTGGTAAGCGCGATGACGAGTATATATTGGGTATTGTGCAGAAAAACTTCCGACTGCGCCCGTACGACATAATCAAGGAACTTGATCTTCGTCGGCCGATATACCGCCAGACTGCCTGTTTCGGGCACTTTGGGCGTGTGGACACGAACGGGAAGGGAGGATTCACGTGGGAGGTGCCCAAAACACTAGAGGGTCTTAGTGACGTGCAGTAG
- a CDS encoding S-adenosylmethionine synthetase, putative, which produces MSVRQIFFTSEHVSEGHPDKLCDQVSDAVLDACLEQDPLSKVACETCSKTGMVLVFGEITTKAVIDYQKVVRDTVKEIGFDNTEKGLDYRSLNLLVAVEQQSPDIYQGLGDFGGENLGAGDQGMMFGYATNETETLMPLSYELARGLAMTYSELRRNGGLPWARPDAKTQVTVQYEYDTRGGKQLLTPKRVAVILVSAQHDDGVSNETIREDLVKKVISTTIPAKFLDENTKYHLNPSGRFVIGGPHGDAGLTGRKIIVDTYGGWGAHGGGAFSGKDPSKVDRSAAYAARWIAKSLVAAGLADRCLVQLSYAIGVAEPLNIHVDTYGTGKRDDEYILGIVQKNFRLRPYDIIKELDLRRPIYRQTACFGHFGRVDTNGKGGFTWEVPKTLEGLSDVQ; this is translated from the coding sequence ATGTCCGTGCGCCAGATATTCTTCACGTCGGAGCATGTGAGTGAAGGTCACCCCGATAAACTATGCGATCAGGTGTCGGATGCCGTACTGGATGCATGCCTTGAGCAGGACCCGCTCTCTAAGGTTGCATGCGAGACGTGCTCAAAGACGGGGatggtgcttgtgtttggtgaGATCACAACGAAGGCTGTGATTGACTACCAGAAGGTCGTACGTGACACGGTTAAGGAGATCGGCTTCGATAACACTGAGAAGGGGTTGGACTACCGTTCACTGAACCTGCTTGTGGCCGTTGAGCAACAATCACCCGATATTTACCAGGGCCTCGGTGACTTTGGCGGGGAGAACCTCGGTGCTGGAGACCAGGGCATGATGTTTGGTTATGCGACGAATGAGACGGAGACACTAATGCCACTCTCTTACGAACTTGCGCGCGGTCTTGCAATGACATACAGCGAGTTGCGACGCAATGGTGGTCTTCCGTGGGCGCGCCCCGACGCTAAGACGCAAGTGACAGTGCAGTACGAATATGACACCCGCGGTGGCAAGCAGTTGCTGACACCTAAGCGAGTGGCTGTGATTCTTGTTTCTGCCCAGCATGACGACGGTGTGTCAAATGAAACCATCCGCGAGGACctggtgaagaaggtaatCAGCACCACCATTCCCGCGAAGTTCCTCGATgagaacaccaaatatcACTTGAACCCATCTGGGCGTTTTGTCATCGGTGGCCCACATGGTGACGCTGGGTTAACTGGTCGCAAGATAATTGTTGACACGTATGGCGGTTGGGGTGCCCATGGTGGTGGCGCGTTTTCTGGCAAGGATCCCTCGAAGGTGGACCGGTCGGCAGCGTATGCTGCTCGCTGGATTGCAAAGTCTCTGGTGGCCGCAGGTCTTGCAGATCGGTGCCTTGTACAACTTTCGTACGCCATTGGAGTTGCGGAACCGCTCAATATCCATGTCGACACATATGGCACTGGTAAGCGCGATGACGAGTATATATTGGGTATTGTGCAGAAAAACTTCCGACTGCGCCCGTACGACATAATCAAGGAACTTGATCTTCGTCGGCCGATATACCGCCAGACTGCCTGTTTCGGGCACTTTGGGCGTGTGGACACGAACGGGAAGGGAGGATTCACGTGGGAGGTGCCCAAAACACTAGAGGGTCTTAGTGACGTGCAGTAG
- a CDS encoding S-adenosylmethionine synthetase, putative, whose amino-acid sequence MSVRQIFFTSEHVSEGHPDKLCDQVSDAVLDACLEQDPLSKVACETCSKTGMVLVFGEITTKAVIDYQKVVRDTVKEIGFDNTEKGLDYRSLNLLVAVEQQSPDIYQGLGDFGGENLGAGDQGMMFGYATNETETLMPLSYELARGLAMTYSELRRNGGLPWARPDAKTQVTVQYEYDTRGGKQLLTPKRVAVILVSAQHDDGVSNETIREDLVKKVISTTIPAKFLDENTKYHLNPSGRFVIGGPHGDAGLTGRKIIVDTYGGWGAHGGGAFSGKDPSKVDRSAAYAARWIAKSLVAAGLADRCLVQLSYAIGVAEPLNIHVDTYGTGKRDDEYILGIVQKNFRLRPYDIIKELDLRRPIYRQTACFGHFGRVDTNGKGGFTWEVPKTLEGLSDVQ is encoded by the coding sequence ATGTCCGTGCGCCAGATATTCTTCACGTCGGAGCATGTGAGTGAAGGTCACCCCGATAAACTATGCGATCAGGTGTCGGATGCCGTACTGGATGCATGCCTTGAGCAGGACCCGCTCTCTAAGGTTGCATGCGAGACGTGCTCAAAGACGGGGatggtgcttgtgtttggtgaGATCACAACGAAGGCTGTGATTGACTACCAGAAGGTCGTACGTGACACGGTTAAGGAGATCGGCTTCGATAACACTGAGAAGGGGTTGGACTACCGTTCACTGAACCTGCTTGTGGCCGTTGAGCAACAATCACCCGATATTTACCAGGGCCTCGGTGACTTTGGCGGGGAGAACCTCGGTGCTGGAGACCAGGGCATGATGTTTGGTTATGCGACGAATGAGACGGAGACACTAATGCCACTCTCTTACGAACTTGCGCGCGGTCTTGCAATGACATACAGCGAGTTGCGACGCAATGGTGGTCTTCCGTGGGCGCGCCCCGACGCTAAGACGCAAGTGACAGTGCAGTACGAATATGACACCCGCGGTGGCAAGCAGTTGCTGACACCTAAGCGAGTGGCTGTGATTCTTGTTTCTGCCCAGCATGACGACGGTGTGTCAAATGAAACCATCCGCGAGGACctggtgaagaaggtaatCAGCACCACCATTCCCGCGAAGTTCCTCGATgagaacaccaaatatcACTTGAACCCATCTGGGCGTTTCGTCATCGGTGGCCCACATGGTGACGCTGGGTTAACTGGTCGCAAGATAATTGTCGACACGTATGGCGGTTGGGGTGCCCATGGTGGTGGCGCGTTTTCTGGCAAGGATCCCTCGAAGGTGGACCGGTCGGCAGCGTATGCTGCTCGCTGGATTGCGAAGTCTCTGGTGGCCGCAGGTCTTGCAGATCGGTGCCTTGTACAACTTTCGTACGCCATTGGAGTTGCGGAACCGCTCAATATCCATGTCGACACATATGGCACTGGTAAGCGCGATGACGAGTATATATTGGGTATTGTGCAGAAAAACTTCCGACTGCGCCCGTACGACATAATCAAGGAACTTGATCTTCGTCGGCCGATATACCGCCAGACTGCCTGTTTCGGGCACTTTGGGCGTGTGGACACGAACGGGAAGGGAGGATTCACGTGGGAGGTGCCCAAAACACTAGAGGGTCTTAGTGACGTGCAGTAG
- a CDS encoding S-adenosylmethionine synthetase, putative gives MSVRQIFFTSEHVSEGHPDKLCDQVSDAVLDACLEQDPLSKVACETCSKTGMVLVFGEITTKAVIDYQKVVRDTVKEIGFDNTEKGLDYRSLNLLVAVEQQSPDIYQGLGDFGGENLGAGDQGMMFGYATNETETLMPLSYELARGLAMTYSELRRNGGLPWARPDAKTQVTVQYEYDTRGGKQLLTPKRVAVILVSAQLDDGVSNETIREDLVKKVISTTIPAKFLDENTKYHLNPSGRFVIGGPHGDAGLTGRKIIVDTYGGWGAHGGGAFSGKDPSKVDRSAAYAARWIAKSLVAAGLADRCLVQLSYAIGVAEPLNIHVDTYGTGKRDDEYILGIVQKNFRLRPYDIIKELDLRRPIYRQTACFGHFGRVDTNGKGGFTWEVPKTLEGLSDVQ, from the coding sequence ATGTCCGTGCGCCAGATATTCTTCACGTCGGAGCATGTGAGTGAAGGTCACCCCGATAAACTATGCGATCAGGTGTCGGATGCCGTACTGGATGCATGCCTTGAGCAGGACCCGCTCTCTAAGGTTGCATGCGAGACGTGCTCAAAGACGGGGatggtgcttgtgtttggtgaGATCACAACGAAGGCTGTGATTGACTACCAGAAGGTCGTACGTGACACGGTTAAGGAGATCGGCTTCGATAACACTGAGAAGGGGTTGGACTACCGTTCACTGAACCTGCTTGTGGCCGTTGAGCAACAATCACCCGATATTTACCAGGGCCTCGGTGACTTTGGCGGGGAGAACCTCGGTGCTGGAGACCAGGGCATGATGTTTGGTTATGCGACGAATGAGACGGAGACACTAATGCCACTCTCTTACGAACTTGCGCGCGGTCTTGCAATGACATACAGCGAGTTGCGACGCAATGGTGGTCTTCCGTGGGCGCGCCCCGACGCTAAGACGCAAGTGACAGTGCAGTACGAATATGACACCCGCGGTGGCAAGCAGTTGCTGACACCTAAGCGAGTGGCTGTGATTCTTGTTTCTGCCCAGCTTGACGACGGTGTGTCAAATGAAACCATCCGCGAGGACctggtgaagaaggtaatCAGCACCACCATTCCCGCGAAGTTCCTCGATgagaacaccaaatatcACTTGAACCCATCTGGGCGTTTCGTCATCGGTGGCCCACATGGTGACGCTGGGTTAACTGGTCGCAAGATAATTGTTGACACGTATGGCGGTTGGGGTGCCCATGGTGGTGGCGCGTTTTCTGGCAAGGATCCCTCGAAGGTGGACCGGTCGGCAGCGTATGCTGCTCGCTGGATTGCGAAGTCTCTGGTGGCCGCAGGTCTTGCAGATCGGTGCCTTGTACAACTTTCGTACGCCATTGGAGTTGCGGAACCGCTCAATATCCATGTCGACACATATGGCACTGGTAAGCGCGATGACGAGTATATATTGGGTATTGTGCAGAAAAACTTCCGACTGCGCCCGTACGACATAATCAAGGAACTTGATCTTCGTCGGCCGATATACCGCCAGACTGCCTGTTTCGGGCACTTTGGGCGTGTGGACACGAACGGGAAGGGAGGATTCACGTGGGAGGTGCCCAAAACACTAGAGGGTCTTAGTGACGTGCAGTAG
- a CDS encoding S-adenosylmethionine synthetase, putative has protein sequence MSVRQIFFTSEHVSEGHPDKLCDQVSDAVLDACLEQDPLSKVACETCSKTGMVLVFGEITTKAVIDYQKVVRDTVKEIGFDNTEKGLDYRSLNLLVAVEQQSPDIYQGLGDFGGENLGAGDQGMMFGYATNETETLMPLSYELARGLAMTYSELRRNGGLPWARPDAKTQVTVQYEYDTRGGKQLLTPKRVAVILVSAQHDDGVSNETIREDLVKKVISTTIPAKFLDENTKYHLNPSGRFVIGGPHGDAGLTGRKIIVDTYGGWGAHGGGAFSGKDPSKVDRSAAYAARWIAKSLVAAGLADRCLVQLSYAIGVAEPLNIHVDTYGTGKRDDEYILGIVQKNFRLRPYDIIKELDLRRPIYRQTACFGHFGRVDTNGKGGFTWEVPKTLEGLSDVQ, from the coding sequence ATGTCCGTGCGCCAGATATTCTTCACGTCGGAGCATGTGAGTGAAGGTCACCCCGATAAACTATGCGATCAGGTGTCGGATGCCGTACTGGATGCATGCCTTGAGCAGGACCCGCTCTCTAAGGTTGCATGCGAGACGTGCTCAAAGACGGGGatggtgcttgtgtttggtgaGATCACAACGAAGGCTGTGATTGACTACCAGAAGGTCGTACGTGACACGGTTAAGGAGATCGGCTTCGATAACACTGAGAAGGGGTTGGACTACCGTTCACTGAACCTGCTTGTGGCCGTTGAGCAGCAATCACCCGATATTTACCAGGGCCTCGGTGACTTTGGCGGGGAGAACCTCGGTGCTGGAGACCAGGGCATGATGTTTGGTTATGCGACGAATGAGACGGAGACACTAATGCCACTCTCTTACGAACTTGCGCGCGGTCTTGCAATGACATACAGCGAGTTGCGACGCAATGGTGGTCTTCCGTGGGCGCGCCCCGACGCTAAGACGCAAGTGACAGTGCAGTACGAATATGACACCCGCGGTGGCAAGCAGTTGCTGACACCTAAGCGAGTGGCTGTGATTCTTGTTTCTGCCCAGCATGACGACGGTGTGTCAAATGAAACCATCCGCGAGGACctggtgaagaaggtaatCAGCACCACCATTCCCGCGAAGTTCCTCGATgagaacaccaaatatcACTTGAACCCATCTGGGCGTTTCGTCATCGGTGGCCCACATGGTGACGCTGGGTTAACTGGTCGCAAGATAATTGTCGACACGTATGGCGGTTGGGGTGCCCATGGTGGTGGCGCGTTTTCTGGCAAGGATCCCTCGAAGGTGGACCGGTCGGCAGCGTATGCTGCTCGCTGGATTGCGAAGTCTCTGGTGGCCGCAGGTCTTGCAGATCGGTGCCTTGTACAACTTTCGTACGCCATTGGAGTTGCGGAACCGCTCAATATCCATGTCGACACATATGGCACTGGTAAGCGCGATGACGAGTATATATTGGGTATTGTGCAGAAAAACTTCCGACTGCGCCCGTACGACATAATCAAGGAACTTGATCTTCGTCGGCCGATATACCGCCAGACTGCCTGTTTCGGGCACTTTGGGCGTGTGGACACGAACGGGAAGGGAGGATTCACGTGGGAGGTGCCCAAAACACTAGAGGGTCTTAGTGACGTGCAGTAG
- a CDS encoding S-adenosylmethionine synthetase, putative produces MSVRQIFFTSEHVSEGHPDKLCDQVSDAVLDACLEQDPLSKVACETCSKTGMVLVFGEITTKAVIDYQKVVRDTVKEIGFDNTEKGLDYRSLNLLVAVEQQSPDIYQGLGDFGGENLGAGDQGMMFGYATNETETLMPLSYELARGLAMTYSELRRNGGLPWARPDAKTQVTVQYEYDTRGGKQLLTPKRVAVILVSAQHDDGVSNGTIREDLVKKVISTTIPAKFLDENTKYHLNPSGRFVIGGPHGDAGLTGRKIIVDTYGGWGAHGGGAFSGKDPSKVDRSAAYAARWIAKSLVAAGLADRCLVQLSYAIGVAEPLNIHVDTYGTGKRDDEYILGIVQKNFRLRPYDIIKELDLRRPIYRQTACFGHFGRVDTNGKGGFTWEVPKTLEGLSDVQ; encoded by the coding sequence ATGTCCGTGCGCCAGATATTCTTCACGTCGGAGCATGTGAGTGAAGGTCACCCCGATAAACTATGCGATCAGGTGTCGGATGCCGTACTGGATGCATGCCTTGAGCAGGACCCGCTCTCTAAGGTTGCATGCGAGACGTGCTCAAAGACGGGGatggtgcttgtgtttggtgaGATCACAACGAAGGCTGTGATTGACTACCAGAAGGTCGTACGTGACACGGTTAAGGAGATCGGCTTCGATAACACTGAGAAGGGGTTGGACTACCGTTCACTGAACCTGCTTGTGGCCGTTGAGCAACAATCACCCGATATTTACCAGGGCCTCGGTGACTTTGGCGGGGAGAACCTCGGTGCTGGAGACCAGGGCATGATGTTTGGTTATGCGACGAATGAGACGGAGACACTAATGCCACTCTCTTACGAACTTGCGCGCGGTCTTGCAATGACATACAGCGAGTTGCGACGCAATGGTGGTCTTCCGTGGGCGCGCCCCGACGCTAAGACGCAAGTGACAGTGCAGTACGAATATGACACCCGCGGTGGCAAGCAGTTGCTGACACCTAAGCGAGTGGCTGTGATTCTTGTTTCTGCCCAGCATGACGACGGTGTGTCAAATGGAACCATCCGCGAGGACctggtgaagaaggtaatCAGCACCACCATTCCCGCGAAGTTCCTCGATgagaacaccaaatatcACTTGAACCCATCTGGGCGTTTCGTCATCGGTGGCCCACATGGTGACGCTGGGTTAACTGGTCGCAAGATAATTGTTGACACGTATGGCGGTTGGGGTGCCCATGGTGGTGGCGCGTTTTCTGGCAAGGATCCCTCGAAGGTGGACCGGTCGGCAGCGTATGCTGCTCGCTGGATTGCGAAGTCTCTGGTGGCCGCAGGTCTTGCAGATCGGTGCCTTGTACAACTTTCGTACGCCATTGGAGTTGCGGAACCGCTCAATATCCATGTCGACACATATGGCACTGGTAAGCGCGATGACGAGTATATATTGGGTATTGTGCAGAAAAACTTCCGACTGCGCCCGTACGACATAATCAAGGAACTTGATCTTCGTCGGCCGATATACCGCCAGACTGCCTGTTTCGGGCACTTTGGGCGTGTGGACACGAACGGGAAGGGAGGATTCACGTGGGAGGTGCCCAAAACACTAGAGGGTCTTAGTGACGTGCAGTAG